The Thermoflavifilum sp. genome contains a region encoding:
- a CDS encoding DNA-3-methyladenine glycosylase, whose protein sequence is MAKLSRKLPLSFYQRPDVVNIARELIGKKLVTCIDGCRTSGIIVETEAYAGITDRASHGYGGRRTARNEMLYHAGGVAYVYLCYGIHHLFNVVTNKQDIPHAVLIRAVQPEEGIAEMLKRAGKSQLNYSLTAGPGALSRALGIHYRQHNGVSLVDNLIWIEDAPPVADTEIVATTRVGVAYAREDAWLPYRFYLRDNPWVSRAKGLTANERAHP, encoded by the coding sequence ATGGCAAAGCTTTCCCGCAAATTACCGCTTTCTTTTTATCAACGCCCCGATGTGGTGAATATAGCCAGGGAATTGATAGGCAAAAAGCTGGTTACCTGTATCGATGGTTGCCGCACGAGTGGCATTATTGTAGAAACGGAAGCATATGCAGGAATTACCGATCGGGCTTCGCACGGCTATGGTGGCCGCAGAACGGCCCGGAATGAAATGCTTTATCATGCGGGAGGAGTGGCTTATGTATATCTCTGCTATGGAATTCATCATTTGTTTAATGTGGTTACCAACAAACAGGATATTCCCCATGCAGTATTGATTCGTGCCGTACAACCTGAAGAAGGCATAGCGGAAATGTTGAAGCGAGCAGGAAAATCGCAACTCAATTACAGCCTCACGGCAGGTCCTGGAGCCCTTTCACGAGCATTGGGCATTCATTATCGTCAGCACAATGGGGTATCATTAGTCGATAATCTGATCTGGATAGAAGATGCGCCGCCTGTTGCAGATACCGAAATTGTAGCTACTACCCGTGTGGGTGTAGCCTATGCCCGGGAAGATGCCTGGCTTCCTTATCGATTTTACCTGCGCGATAATCCATGGGTAAGCCGGGCGAAGGGTTTGACTGCAAATGAAAGAGCCCATCCATAG